A stretch of DNA from Cryptomeria japonica chromosome 4, Sugi_1.0, whole genome shotgun sequence:
CAAACGGAGTTGGAGGCATCTTTGACAGTTAGAGGAAGCCTAAGGTACGTGCTTGAGAGGGAGGTCATTTGACAACTAAGGATTCTACATATCTTATCTTGGAGTTTACGAGTAGTTTGAAAGAAACAGATGTTGCTCTTTTCATAGTTAATATGTTGTCCAGGGGCATCAACATATTTGTTTAAGAAGGATTTCCAACAATTGGCTTCACCCATAGAAGAGATCTCTAAAAGAATAGTGTCATCCTCAAACCGTTGTAGGACAGAAGGAGGAACAGTGGCAACAGGTTTGATGCCCAAGAAGACCCCTCTTTTGACAAGAGAGTTGAAATTACAAGCCAAAACTTTGGCAAGAATAATAAAGAGGTAGGGAGAGACGGGGTCCTCTTGCCTCAGCCCCCTAGAAACCCCAAAGTTCTCTTGAGGGCTCCCATTGAGAAGAACATAATAGTTGACCATAGATATGCATTCCctaatgagtttgagaaactttCCCCCAAAACCAAGCTTTTGCATAACTTTAAAGAGAAAGTTCCAATCAACTCTGTAATAGGCCTTGGAGATATCCAATTTCAGCACCATACTAGGTTTAGGACATTTATCCATAGAATGAATGATCCCATGGGCGGAGATGGCCGCATCAAGAGTTTGTCTTGCAGGGACAAACCCCTTCTGAGTCAAGCTAATCAAGGACTCCAAAAAGGGTTTAAGCCTAACCAAGACTTTGCTAAAGATCTTGTAGATAGTGTTGCAGAGACTGATAGGGCAGAAGTCCTAAAGAAGGAagggctcctaaattttaggaaccaGCGCTATGAAATTGTTATTTAACTTTGTCAGAAGCTTTCCTCGATTTGAAGAAATCTCTCGTAGCAAGAACCACATCAACACCAAACACATCCCAAAAGTCGAGCAAGAAAGTCGAAGGGAAGCCATCAAGGTGGCCCCCATAGAGAACACTACAATCCTTCGAGACTGAGGTCATGATGAAATCATTATttatatatgttataattataCTATTAAATCAATATAATGACAATTAAAGATATAATTTatgatttatatattatatttattatattataatataataattattatagtataaaaaattaaaaataatattaaaaaaaatcaagtaTATAATTgactattttaaattatatttattaataattaaaatataaaaaaaaaaaaaaatttaataaaagttTTTAATAATGCATACAAAATTCTAAACTTGATACATGCAAACTCGTATCTATTTTATATAAAGTGGACAattcattaaaaataataataataatgtaactttaataatagaataaaatttaatcaaattcATTTAATCATGATGTTTGCTTGAAGGGGCACTCATTATGattttatcataaaattatttgaaaaattcAATTTAGAATGTGAAATATGATATGATATACATATTCCATTTGTAATTAAAAAATAACTTGTGAGACGAAAGAAAATTTGTTGAGGGAGTAAAAACAGGCGACCGTAAAAAAGGAGAAAGGGATGAATGGGCATCACAACGGTCAATGTTTTGTTATGGCAGGCGGAATACATTAAAGGTTATAACCTGTTTTAATTTATACCTAGTTCAATTGATTGGctgaatatttttttttgtaatagaAATTTATTAAAATACTTACCTAAATTCTACCAGTCaatagaaaattttaaaattaaaaagtaacactattttaaaaattttgagtcGCACAATTCTGAatgaaaattaatattaatttcagTGATTGAAATCATAAACTAATAAAATGAAAAGCCATCTGAAAATTAGAAACTCTTATATTACAAATTTTATAAATAATGGAAAACCCTCTCAAAATAACAATTGAAGAGTAAAGATAATTATTTACTCATATATAATACAATCAATGCCTTTAATATTATGGGGCAATGATTCTTTTAATTTCAAAGAACAACCTATCAAAATCACCCCCTTCACTTCTGCGAGATCTTCAAAGCTCGCTGGCCATTCTTCTAACCCAGAACAATAGTTCAAATCTAACTCTTCCAAATTTTTAAGTTGTCCAAAATTTGAAGGCAACTCTTTCAAACTTGAACAATTTCTCAAATTCAAATATTCTAATGAAAGGAGGTCTCCAAAATTAGTAGGTAATGCATTTAATCCATAGCAACCTTCTAATTGCAACCATCTTAAATTGCTAAGACGCCCAAAGTCAGAAGGCAACTCTTCCAATTGAGTGCATTTATATAGTGTCAACACTTTTAGGTTCCCTAATTCTGCAAAATTTGAAGGTAGAGCTTTCAATTCATTGCATTTATGCAGTGTCAACACTTCTAAATTGCTAAGCTGCCCGAAATCTGAAGACAACGCTTCTAATTTGTTGCATTCCACTAGTGTCAACACTTTTAGATTGCTGAGAACACTAATTCTGGCTGGGAGTTCCCTCAACTGATGGCAATATAgtaaactcaaatcctctagctttCTTAGCATTTCCAGTCCATCTGGTAACCAAAGCATATTTTTGAAACCGTCTAAAACTAATTGTACAAGCGAGGAATGTGGAGCGACTCTAGGAGGAATTTTAGAATACGCAGCTCTGTTGTTAGAAGAATCCTCAATGTACATAATGCGCAGGCTTGGAGGAAACTACATATTTGCACAATAATTATGAAAAAAGCTGTCAAAGTGTTATCATATAATCTACTCAAAGGTAATTGAAATGTTAAACATGCTCTGAAGAAAACAGAACTTACCTCATACAAACTCATGTCTCGTGGGAATGGGCCATCGTAGAAGATGAGATGCTCAAGCTTCTCGAACTTCACTGGTAAATCAGGAATGTTACTCGAAATTTGAAGGTATCTGAGTTGCTGAAATGGCATATTACATTTCTCTCGGAATGCTATTTGTGAGCCTTGATAAGCTAGCACTCTCAATGAATTGCTCATGCGATTAAGATGATCACAATTAATTTCAATGGGAGGAAGCTCATATTCTTTACTAAAATAAATGCCTTTCAAATTTTTGAGTGTCTgcacaaaaataaaacataaacatcaTTATGATTGTGAATAACAAATGTGTTTTGATAATATTTATTTCAAACAATGTAAGTATGACATACCTCTTCATCTTTCAAACATTCCAATAAGGTCTCAGGGTTTGTGATTCTGgttttctctgatatatttttcCCCCTTGCTCGAATTATGTCATGAACAATCACATTACCGGCTTCAGATATCTTGACGAATGATGCAGCTTCTAGAGCTCTGAATTCCTCTTCTCCAACTATGCTGGCCACTTGTCTACTTTCCCAATTATTATAAAAATAGGATGCAATATCTAGAAAAGCCTCTTGAACAGGTTCTAACAATCTGTCAAATACAAAACCAACCATACGGTCGCTTATATCTTTCTCTTTGACCTTCTCTCCTTCATTAAGCATCTCTAACACTATATTCTTTGTATTCCCCCTATTTATAGCCAATTGTGAACCAGCTAATTCTAGTAGAAGTGGAACACCACCACACAGCTGAACGAGGTTATATATATTGTGTTCATCATTGTAGTCTGAAACTTTCTCCAACAAAAGTTTTCTGGCCTCATTCACTGGAAGAGGATTTACATCATATTGTCGGCGTTCAATATTCCTGCCAACAAATATGTCTGTCTCATAGAGTTTTCGAGTAGTAACAAGCATTCTGCTGTTCGCTGGAAGGCAACCACCCAAGCCTTGAGGTAAAAGTTTTTCAAGGTCTCTACTTTTGAGAGCATTGTCAATGTATAGAAATAAAGGCTGATTAGGGTTCTCTTTGAAAAGTGAGTACAAAATTGCTTGGCCTTGGTCACAGTTTTTTACTCGTTTGTTCTGCCTGAACAATCCATACACAATCTGCTCTTGGAGGAGCTTAAGATCATTGTATGTACAATCTTGATCCAAATGAATTTTGCAATGCTTATAAGATTGGAGGTTAATGTGTGCATAGACGGCATCAGCTAGTGTTGTTTTACCAAATCCTCCGTAACCATAGACAACCACAACAATTGGCATTGAATCTCGTGCATTCAAATCAAGAAGCTGAATTACATCTTCCCGTGCACTCTCAAATCCATAGattttctttgattgtgaagcAATCTTTGGCACTCTTTTCCCTTTGTCAATTAGAGTCAACAATTGGATGTCGCTATACAAGCCGTCCATTTTGGCTTTGAAATCCTCTAAACTATCAGCATTGACTGTGGTAATAAGAAACCTTCACATAATTCAAACATAAATAAAGTGTGTCGATTGAATAGATCCCCAATGCTAGAAATAAAGTGATTCTAGATAAAAGCAAAGAAACTTTAGCCTGCTTGTATTTATTATATAAACAAACACTTTTTCATACTGGCTTACTGTTATTTACGTCAATTCTAACTAAAATCCATATTAACAACTTAAATTTTTTTTGCTACTCTTTTACTGTTGAAATCTTGTAACAGAATTTATACATTTTCATTATATTGTACCAGGCTCCTCCTTAccctttcaactcaaacaaaatagACTTTTTGGTTTTTATTAGTCACATGCAATACTTCATATAAAACTATTCAAATGATCATGTAAAACGGATTCACCATTTTGTTAGGGTTGTTATTGAGTTGGTTGAGAATTTAGGGAAAGTCTCTTCATTCAATATAAATACATGTTGGTTTAGTTTTCGAGGGATTGGAGATAGATCGGAGAATTGGTAAATAATTATTTGGTCTTATAGTCTATTGTAAAAAACATTCAATGTATTTTTTGAGATTTTGTTTGAAGGATCAATATAGTAATATAGacttatttttttaatgtaattacttattatattatatttatttttatattaattgtAAGTTAATAGAGTATACAATTAAAAGAATGTTTTTATCAATTGTtaggtttgatttttatttttattttttaatagaaattataTTTTGACCTATTAAATGTCAGAACATAATAGCTAATTTGTAGCAACAATGATTGTACCTATCTTATGTTGGAATAGTCTAAGATGTAATGGGTAGAGAATTCATGATAAGAGTTCTATGAATTGAAGAGGGAAAGAATGCCATGATTGTAGAAATCTAAAGAGGAGCTTTGTCATGCATTgagaaaaaaaagaatactcaattagAAAGAAGTAGTATGAGAAAGTTAAAGATAGAAGCAAATAAAAGATGAATAAAGGaagctttaaattttttaatttgagtTAGAGGAGCTATAGTGGATATGAGAGTAGTACAAGATATGCATTAATAAgaatgcaaagaaaaagaagattgtaGTGGAGACATTGAAGGGTTGTGAGAATGTAAAAAGAATGGTCAAAGTAAATACTCACCTTGTGAAAAAGAATTGTTTTCAAAGAGGAAAGCCATAGAATGTAGCAAAGCAGCCAAAGATGGAACTATTGAAAAGGGGAAAACTAACTCCcttaatgaattagtagaattatTTAGTGGTTGGAAGACCCATAGATGTGTCTCATTAAATTTTTGAATAAGAGGAAAAAGACGAGTTGAATGAAGATTTTGAGATATGTTAGTttgaagaagaggaaaatattGATGATTAGAATGGGAGAAGACAAAAGTTCAAATGTTGCAATCTAAGAAAGTTCAACCTTAAGATGTTGCAATTGCAGAAGCAATCCACATTAGAGAATGGAGTTACTATAGAGATGAAGATCTTTAGGGCTGATATATTTGATAAAATCATATTAGTTTTAGAGAACACAACAAATAAGGAGTGAATAGAGGGACTTCTTTAAAATTCCATAGTTGAAGGAAGGATACAAGAAGATCATCTCTTCCTTATAGAATAAATGAGAAtgattgacaaaaaaaaaatttctcataaCTTTTTTGTCTACTATTGTTGCAAGAGTAAAGGAGTGTGAAAACATGGAGGAAAATGCAAAGGAGCAGTTGCCTTATGAGCAAGCAAAGCCATATATACTTCATGGAAAATTAGGAATGGGAGAAATCCTTATAAGGTGGTAAATTTAAGGAAAATGATAGAAACAATAATCGAACaactaaattttcccttttaaaAGGTCAAAAAGATGAGAAATGGAGAAGGACAAGCAGAGTTGATTCTAAGCCCACAAGAACATAAGAAAATAGGATAACTCATTAGCAAGGGTTAATAATATATAAACCAACAAGTAGTTAGAAGTAGGGGAAGAAAAAATATAACAAATTGCAAAGGTATTTGATTTAGTGGAAGGAATCATAATAGCTTTGTTCAAGTCAAACAGATGCTAAAAAATTGCAAAGGTCAATTATTTAGTGGAAGGAATCACAATAGCTTCGTTCAAGTCAAATAGATGGTTTTACCATCTAGCCCAAAATTTTAGGCACTGTGTTGGTGTACTTTCTATTACATTGTTAAAATTGTTAGATAGTAGTTATGGTGACTATCATGTAGTTAGCATTGGTGGTGGTTAAGCAATTGGAAcaattgtctttttattttctttatatctATTCTCTTTCATTAAAGAATAATGATAAAATATTTTACCTTGTTTTTCATTATAATATCAAGCATTTTTTCTATTGCTATGCTCACAGACTCCTACCTAGATGTTTGATGCGAGAACATCTTAGAGAAAAACAAATCCTACATCACCAATATAaactctgaaaaaaaaaaaaaaaaaaaaagaatctaacaaacacaAACAATTGGGTTCTTGAGTTTCTTTGCATTTAGTTTTCTTGAAGTCAAATTTTCCCTTAAACAAAAACATTGAACTAAGAGATTAACATTTCAAAAAGAAGGGAGAATGTTTTAAACTAATTCACCATTGAATTAATGGGTATTACTAAGTGTTGAAGATTTAGAGGGAAGAGTCATTACTATTATTAGTAGCGGAGTTGCAACCTCGTCTAATCACAATT
This window harbors:
- the LOC131063591 gene encoding disease resistance protein TAO1 isoform X2 translates to MTDFKNLLQKFIDIGQVHDLIQVLEELLQIADGQRILEMLDIIIGKHLVTKKISTYGAIAEIENFLTEVLKDTKKIPSVGIPFSMLGSVLARFNQMSENKSDCLELLRRMFNLGRRILQLNEEISYQMRKLSEGVQCIFVGTTICISQLATANIFRFLITTVNADSLEDFKAKMDGLYSDIQLLTLIDKGKRVPKIASQSKKIYGFESAREDVIQLLDLNARDSMPIVVVVYGYGGFGKTTLADAVYAHINLQSYKHCKIHLDQDCTYNDLKLLQEQIVYGLFRQNKRVKNCDQGQAILYSLFKENPNQPLFLYIDNALKSRDLEKLLPQGLGGCLPANSRMLVTTRKLYETDIFVGRNIERRQYDVNPLPVNEARKLLLEKVSDYNDEHNIYNLVQLCGGVPLLLELAGSQLAINRGNTKNIVLEMLNEGEKVKEKDISDRMVGFVFDRLLEPVQEAFLDIASYFYNNWESRQVASIVGEEEFRALEAASFVKISEAGNVIVHDIIRARGKNISEKTRITNPETLLECLKDEETLKNLKGIYFSKEYELPPIEINCDHLNRMSNSLRVLAYQGSQIAFREKCNMPFQQLRYLQISSNIPDLPVKFEKLEHLIFYDGPFPRDMSLYEFPPSLRIMYIEDSSNNRAAYSKIPPRVAPHSSLVQLVLDGFKNMLWLPDGLEMLRKLEDLSLLYCHQLRELPARISVLSNLKVLTLVECNKLEALSSDFGQLSNLEVLTLHKCNELKALPSNFAELGNLKVLTLYKCTQLEELPSDFGRLSNLRWLQLEGCYGLNALPTNFGDLLSLEYLNLRNCSSLKELPSNFGQLKNLEELDLNYCSGLEEWPASFEDLAEVKGVILIGCSLKLKESLPHNIKGIDCIIYE
- the LOC131063591 gene encoding disease resistance protein TAO1 isoform X3 — translated: MLGSVLARFNQMSENKSDCLELLRRMFNLGRRILQLNEEISYQMRKLSEGVQCIFVGTTICISQLATANIFRFLITTVNADSLEDFKAKMDGLYSDIQLLTLIDKGKRVPKIASQSKKIYGFESAREDVIQLLDLNARDSMPIVVVVYGYGGFGKTTLADAVYAHINLQSYKHCKIHLDQDCTYNDLKLLQEQIVYGLFRQNKRVKNCDQGQAILYSLFKENPNQPLFLYIDNALKSRDLEKLLPQGLGGCLPANSRMLVTTRKLYETDIFVGRNIERRQYDVNPLPVNEARKLLLEKVSDYNDEHNIYNLVQLCGGVPLLLELAGSQLAINRGNTKNIVLEMLNEGEKVKEKDISDRMVGFVFDRLLEPVQEAFLDIASYFYNNWESRQVASIVGEEEFRALEAASFVKISEAGNVIVHDIIRARGKNISEKTRITNPETLLECLKDEETLKNLKGIYFSKEYELPPIEINCDHLNRMSNSLRVLAYQGSQIAFREKCNMPFQQLRYLQISSNIPDLPVKFEKLEHLIFYDGPFPRDMSLYEFPPSLRIMYIEDSSNNRAAYSKIPPRVAPHSSLVQLVLDGFKNMLWLPDGLEMLRKLEDLSLLYCHQLRELPARISVLSNLKVLTLVECNKLEALSSDFGQLSNLEVLTLHKCNELKALPSNFAELGNLKVLTLYKCTQLEELPSDFGRLSNLRWLQLEGCYGLNALPTNFGDLLSLEYLNLRNCSSLKELPSNFGQLKNLEELDLNYCSGLEEWPASFEDLAEVKGVILIGCSLKLKESLPHNIKGIDCIIYE
- the LOC131063591 gene encoding disease resistance protein TAO1 isoform X1 — its product is MTDFKNLLQKFIDIGQVHDLIQVLEELLQIASGEKSVRGPNSVVDSYIQDGQRILEMLDIIIGKHLVTKKISTYGAIAEIENFLTEVLKDTKKIPSVGIPFSMLGSVLARFNQMSENKSDCLELLRRMFNLGRRILQLNEEISYQMRKLSEGVQCIFVGTTICISQLATANIFRFLITTVNADSLEDFKAKMDGLYSDIQLLTLIDKGKRVPKIASQSKKIYGFESAREDVIQLLDLNARDSMPIVVVVYGYGGFGKTTLADAVYAHINLQSYKHCKIHLDQDCTYNDLKLLQEQIVYGLFRQNKRVKNCDQGQAILYSLFKENPNQPLFLYIDNALKSRDLEKLLPQGLGGCLPANSRMLVTTRKLYETDIFVGRNIERRQYDVNPLPVNEARKLLLEKVSDYNDEHNIYNLVQLCGGVPLLLELAGSQLAINRGNTKNIVLEMLNEGEKVKEKDISDRMVGFVFDRLLEPVQEAFLDIASYFYNNWESRQVASIVGEEEFRALEAASFVKISEAGNVIVHDIIRARGKNISEKTRITNPETLLECLKDEETLKNLKGIYFSKEYELPPIEINCDHLNRMSNSLRVLAYQGSQIAFREKCNMPFQQLRYLQISSNIPDLPVKFEKLEHLIFYDGPFPRDMSLYEFPPSLRIMYIEDSSNNRAAYSKIPPRVAPHSSLVQLVLDGFKNMLWLPDGLEMLRKLEDLSLLYCHQLRELPARISVLSNLKVLTLVECNKLEALSSDFGQLSNLEVLTLHKCNELKALPSNFAELGNLKVLTLYKCTQLEELPSDFGRLSNLRWLQLEGCYGLNALPTNFGDLLSLEYLNLRNCSSLKELPSNFGQLKNLEELDLNYCSGLEEWPASFEDLAEVKGVILIGCSLKLKESLPHNIKGIDCIIYE